One part of the Brachyspira sp. SAP_772 genome encodes these proteins:
- a CDS encoding N-acetylneuraminate lyase, which translates to MNKCEGILSALMTPFNKSGKLDEKVLRKYVRHNIDRMKVNGLYVGGSTGEGLLMSKDERIAVLEITKEEVNGKIPLIAHVGTLNLNEACEMAQKAEELGYDLISAVTPYYYPFSFSDISKYYNTILKATNKIPLVIYFLPSLSNNSISLDDFGKLFEDKRVMGIKYTSSDLFLLERLIQKFPDKMMWAGFDELLIAYASYGLRSGIGSTYNIQAPLARKVVDAVENKDLSKALKIQHDMNDIIKTLLSVGIYPALKECITFYDSSAVSYCRAPMGSKPLGKAEKKALKDMFDKYLSKL; encoded by the coding sequence ATGAACAAATGTGAAGGTATATTATCTGCTCTAATGACTCCATTTAACAAAAGTGGAAAATTAGATGAAAAAGTATTGAGGAAATATGTAAGACATAATATTGACCGTATGAAAGTTAATGGCTTATATGTTGGCGGTTCTACAGGAGAAGGGCTATTAATGTCTAAAGATGAAAGAATAGCTGTACTTGAAATTACAAAAGAAGAAGTTAATGGAAAAATACCTCTAATAGCACATGTAGGTACATTAAACCTTAACGAAGCTTGTGAAATGGCACAAAAAGCAGAAGAATTAGGATATGATTTAATATCAGCTGTTACTCCATATTATTATCCATTTTCATTTAGTGATATCAGCAAATATTACAACACTATTCTAAAGGCAACAAATAAAATTCCTTTGGTAATATATTTCTTGCCTAGCCTATCAAACAACAGCATATCATTAGATGATTTCGGTAAACTATTTGAAGATAAAAGAGTTATGGGTATAAAATATACTTCATCAGATTTATTTTTATTAGAAAGATTAATACAAAAGTTCCCAGATAAAATGATGTGGGCTGGTTTTGATGAATTATTAATAGCATATGCTTCTTATGGCTTAAGATCAGGAATTGGTTCTACATACAATATACAAGCTCCTTTAGCAAGAAAAGTAGTAGATGCTGTTGAAAATAAAGATTTATCTAAAGCTTTAAAAATACAGCATGATATGAATGATATAATTAAAACTTTACTAAGTGTAGGAATATATCCAGCTCTTAAAGAATGCATTACTTTCTATGACTCTTCAGCTGTTTCTTATTGCAGAGCTCCTATGGGTTCAAAACCGCTTGGTAAAGCAGAGAAAAAAGCATTAAAAGATATGTTTGATAAATATTTATCTAAACTATAA
- a CDS encoding TDT family transporter: MINKINKMPTALTGLALGVGGIFNAWTIFTGKKYFAYIGALISSILILTIITKIFSSFKAFIKDLEHPVAGSTIPTLDMAIMVISSSVVQFIRPLGVAMWLIAIVIHTIFAITFIAHRINLRDRHNMVPSWFVPPIGIVVASVSGSAMGFPTLSQAIVYIGMVIYIIMFPFIFYRIIFHEPLAEDKFPAFAVMGAPANLCLCGYLTAFQTYNTAILNLFLALGLITTFKVYLSLIKAFRIKFIPLFAAYTFPLAIGAQALLKFANYSKSMGGEYYYIWRYVAIIELVIASLMILYVFLNMMSFIHFNVIKDNE; the protein is encoded by the coding sequence ATGATAAATAAAATAAACAAAATGCCTACAGCCCTCACAGGTTTAGCACTTGGGGTAGGAGGTATATTCAACGCTTGGACTATATTTACAGGAAAAAAATATTTTGCATATATTGGAGCTTTAATATCATCTATATTAATACTCACAATAATCACAAAAATATTTTCATCTTTCAAAGCATTTATTAAAGACTTAGAGCACCCAGTAGCAGGAAGTACAATACCTACTTTAGATATGGCAATTATGGTAATATCAAGCTCTGTAGTACAATTTATAAGACCGCTTGGTGTTGCTATGTGGCTTATAGCCATAGTGATACATACAATATTTGCAATTACTTTTATAGCTCATAGAATAAACTTAAGAGACAGACATAATATGGTGCCTAGCTGGTTTGTTCCGCCTATTGGTATAGTTGTAGCTTCTGTTAGCGGAAGTGCTATGGGTTTTCCTACTCTATCACAAGCTATTGTTTATATAGGAATGGTTATATATATAATAATGTTTCCTTTTATCTTTTATAGAATTATTTTCCATGAACCTTTAGCTGAAGATAAGTTTCCTGCTTTTGCTGTAATGGGAGCACCTGCTAATTTATGTTTATGCGGATATTTAACTGCATTTCAAACTTACAATACTGCTATACTTAATTTATTTTTAGCATTAGGTTTAATTACAACTTTTAAAGTTTATTTATCTTTAATAAAAGCTTTTAGAATAAAGTTTATACCGTTATTTGCAGCATACACTTTCCCTCTTGCAATAGGGGCACAGGCTCTTTTGAAATTTGCTAACTATTCAAAATCTATGGGCGGAGAATATTATTATATATGGAGATATGTTGCTATAATAGAGCTTGTAATTGCTAGTTTGATGATATTATATGTATTTTTAAATATGATGTCTTTTATACATTTCAATGTTATAAAGGATAATGAATAA
- a CDS encoding chemotaxis protein CheX: MFDLDVVNAFSKGTVVILKSYFNSNVGKGSIKIHRNANHVGGVIVFIGINGDLSGRLMFNMSKATAFKLASALNMESITAVDDIFISTIKEFVNMVAGSAINELSTKHIDLDMTPPAILMSDQLSMLERENDKILSICYKTELGEIFMNLIIFNQTPS, encoded by the coding sequence ATGTTTGATTTAGATGTTGTAAATGCTTTTAGTAAGGGTACAGTTGTTATATTAAAGAGCTATTTTAATTCTAATGTTGGTAAGGGAAGCATAAAGATACATAGAAATGCTAATCATGTTGGGGGAGTTATAGTTTTTATTGGAATTAATGGTGATTTAAGCGGAAGGCTTATGTTTAATATGAGTAAGGCTACTGCTTTTAAATTGGCTTCTGCTCTTAATATGGAATCTATTACAGCTGTAGACGATATTTTTATTTCAACTATAAAAGAGTTTGTTAATATGGTTGCTGGCTCTGCTATTAATGAACTTTCTACTAAACATATAGATTTGGATATGACACCGCCTGCAATATTAATGAGCGATCAATTATCTATGCTTGAAAGAGAAAATGATAAAATACTTTCTATATGCTACAAAACAGAGCTTGGTGAAATATTTATGAACTTAATAATATTTAATCAAACTCCATCATGA
- a CDS encoding sialidase family protein produces the protein MNKSKLFLILAFLFMVSCTNPSKPRININTDPAWFLTDKEQKTAQMIYTITLAHTTSDPKQYYRIPAILLTKKNTIIAVFDNRKTSNDDIGFANSDLIEPTVRRSTDGGKTWSDNIRVGEEPTSKVNSHGDSVLFETKNGNLVILTASGGAFKWETEKKSRIAVSISKDDGLTWSDWKEVQGDIFTSGKLQQNGYVKGFAGSGRGTTLSDGTLVCALLVTSENGTGKKGVATYYSKDGGNTWQVGGLTQYPENAYDEPKVIAEIVSGEHKGKLLLSARPNTKGKDRYWAVANGVDDNWTEVKYGVGLTDGRANAEGIRYTLQSEGHSKDRLLFINCNSATERTQLTLHMSEDEGETWTIKKVIQPDISCYSSIYALPDGTIMTFAEEPSDAGGKDNYDLVFRRFNLAWFTDESEVYSDTW, from the coding sequence ATGAATAAATCAAAATTATTTTTAATATTAGCATTTTTATTTATGGTATCATGTACTAATCCATCAAAACCTAGAATAAATATAAATACTGATCCTGCTTGGTTTCTAACTGATAAAGAACAGAAAACAGCGCAAATGATATATACTATAACTTTAGCTCATACAACTTCAGACCCTAAACAATATTATCGTATACCTGCTATTTTACTAACAAAGAAAAATACCATAATAGCAGTATTTGATAACAGAAAAACATCTAATGATGATATAGGATTTGCTAATTCTGACCTCATAGAACCCACTGTTAGAAGAAGTACAGACGGGGGTAAAACTTGGAGTGACAATATAAGAGTTGGAGAAGAACCAACAAGCAAAGTAAACTCTCATGGAGATTCTGTATTATTTGAGACTAAAAATGGTAACTTAGTGATATTAACTGCAAGCGGCGGGGCATTCAAATGGGAGACTGAAAAAAAATCTAGAATAGCTGTATCAATAAGTAAAGATGACGGTTTAACTTGGTCTGATTGGAAAGAAGTTCAAGGAGATATATTTACATCTGGAAAATTACAGCAAAATGGTTATGTAAAAGGTTTTGCCGGTTCTGGAAGAGGCACTACTCTTAGCGATGGTACATTAGTTTGTGCTTTATTAGTTACAAGTGAAAATGGAACTGGTAAAAAAGGGGTTGCTACTTATTATTCTAAAGATGGAGGCAATACTTGGCAAGTTGGCGGCTTAACACAATATCCTGAGAATGCATATGATGAACCAAAAGTGATAGCTGAAATTGTAAGCGGAGAGCATAAGGGTAAATTGCTATTAAGTGCTAGACCAAATACTAAAGGAAAAGATAGATATTGGGCGGTAGCTAATGGAGTTGATGACAATTGGACAGAAGTTAAATATGGAGTAGGTTTAACAGATGGAAGAGCTAATGCTGAAGGTATTAGATATACATTACAATCTGAAGGACATTCTAAAGACAGATTATTATTTATAAACTGTAATTCAGCAACTGAAAGAACTCAATTAACTTTGCATATGAGTGAAGATGAAGGAGAAACTTGGACTATTAAAAAAGTTATACAACCTGATATATCTTGTTATTCTTCTATATATGCACTTCCTGACGGAACTATAATGACTTTTGCTGAAGAGCCTTCAGATGCAGGCGGAAAAGATAATTATGATTTAGTATTTAGAAGATTTAATCTTGCTTGGTTTACAGACGAAAGTGAAGTATATTCTGATACTTGGTAA
- a CDS encoding DUF1232 domain-containing protein: protein MDKDNYKEIPDEDIEILGKDGIYRKYSEYKQKKEKKKIVYWIPFILALIYVLSPIDVVPDRIPIGKLDDIFLLSITFFYGIKKCNFVQNPFLNMIIKNIILSTTVTLFVIMILIYAVAILV from the coding sequence ATGGATAAAGATAATTATAAAGAAATACCAGATGAAGATATAGAAATATTAGGTAAAGATGGAATATACAGAAAATATTCAGAATATAAACAAAAAAAAGAAAAGAAAAAAATAGTATATTGGATTCCATTTATTTTGGCTTTAATATATGTATTGTCGCCTATTGATGTAGTACCAGATAGAATACCAATAGGTAAATTAGACGATATATTTTTACTTTCTATTACATTTTTTTATGGTATAAAAAAGTGCAATTTTGTACAAAACCCTTTTCTTAATATGATTATAAAAAATATAATATTATCAACTACTGTTACTCTATTTGTTATAATGATACTTATATATGCAGTAGCTATCTTAGTATAA
- a CDS encoding AGE family epimerase/isomerase, which produces MSNLSEVKNEYLHMLKDNIIPFWLKNGLDKKNGGYYTALDRKGALIETDKSVWFQGRFAWVLSTLYADFEKKQEYLDAAKSGIDFLEKYCFDKAGDGRMYFRVTEDGKPIIKRLRYYYSETFCLVAMAAYSRASGDKSYAKKAREILDNIDRYQKEGLLIPKFDAGNRPTIAFGPPMIMLATVQELRKADQENKDYYDKYIDNLLSNIQLFLYEDKKAVLEQCNPDGTLQDHFEGRLLNPGHAIESSWFILRESIERGHDEKLKALGLKIFDWMWEWGWDKEYGGIIQYMDVLGKPKSEYHHDMKFWWPQTEAAIAALYCYYFTKDNKYLEKHDMVKEYTKKFIDTEYGEWYGYLHRDGRISTDLKGNMYKGPFHIPRMYMKCVEIIDAINAK; this is translated from the coding sequence ATGAGTAATTTAAGTGAAGTAAAAAATGAATATCTTCATATGTTGAAAGACAATATTATACCATTTTGGCTTAAAAACGGACTTGATAAGAAAAATGGCGGATACTATACTGCATTAGACAGAAAAGGGGCATTAATAGAAACTGATAAATCTGTATGGTTTCAAGGAAGATTTGCTTGGGTGCTTTCTACACTTTATGCTGATTTCGAGAAAAAACAGGAATATCTTGATGCTGCAAAATCTGGAATAGATTTTTTGGAGAAATATTGTTTTGATAAAGCTGGCGACGGAAGAATGTATTTCAGAGTTACAGAAGACGGAAAGCCTATCATAAAAAGATTAAGATATTACTATTCTGAAACATTTTGTTTGGTAGCTATGGCTGCATATTCAAGAGCTAGCGGAGATAAGAGCTATGCTAAAAAGGCAAGAGAGATACTTGATAATATAGACCGCTATCAAAAAGAAGGTCTTCTTATACCAAAATTTGATGCAGGCAACAGACCTACTATAGCTTTCGGACCTCCTATGATAATGCTTGCTACTGTTCAGGAATTAAGAAAAGCAGACCAAGAAAATAAAGATTATTATGATAAATATATTGATAATCTTTTATCTAATATTCAGTTATTCTTATACGAAGATAAAAAAGCAGTACTTGAACAATGTAATCCAGACGGCACTTTACAAGACCATTTTGAAGGTAGATTATTAAACCCCGGACATGCTATAGAATCATCTTGGTTTATATTAAGAGAATCTATAGAGAGAGGACATGATGAAAAATTAAAAGCATTAGGTCTTAAAATATTTGATTGGATGTGGGAATGGGGCTGGGATAAGGAGTACGGCGGCATTATTCAATATATGGACGTACTTGGAAAGCCTAAAAGCGAGTATCATCATGACATGAAATTCTGGTGGCCTCAGACAGAAGCTGCTATTGCTGCTTTATATTGTTATTATTTCACTAAAGACAATAAATATTTAGAAAAGCATGATATGGTTAAAGAATATACTAAAAAATTCATTGACACTGAATATGGTGAATGGTATGGATATCTTCACAGAGACGGAAGAATATCTACTGACTTAAAAGGAAATATGTATAAAGGTCCTTTCCATATTCCTAGAATGTATATGAAATGTGTAGAGATAATAGATGCTATTAATGCAAAATAA
- a CDS encoding sodium:solute symporter, giving the protein MAWHWFDWIVIGLYFVVMFLIGMFFAKRTKSTDDYFKAGGRVPALVTAMSIYATALSSISFIAIPASVYNNSWLLGMAPLGIILIVLWVAPTFVPFFRRINVTTAYEYLGKRFNNSFRLVGSLTFILFHVVRMAIVIYLPTLAIQQVLPALNPVLITVIVSIFCVAYTSMGGIEAVLWSDAIQTVVLLLGAFLIIIVGFSSAPEGIGQGFQLLADDGKIISPDFFTFDLMKTSIWTIIIGGFVNSIYSYIGSQDIVQRYATNKDEHEAKKSLYMNIPLLCTSIIIFVGMGSALYIYFHFKTPLPETVNGNAILPYFVVNALPVGISGLVIAAIFAAAQSTVSSSLNSVSTCMTADILEYFKSGMEDKSKLKFARASSWVVGIFSTLLAIYFIYNGQGDMFLYFQAITGLLGGPIAGVFLIGIFFDKVESKAVWIGFIVSVIVAFYVSDPAGMLTRFIPGYVKPKIFEFMLSFIIIGSSVIVSFIASFFFGKPSEEKIKGLTYSTVIKNQK; this is encoded by the coding sequence ATGGCTTGGCACTGGTTTGACTGGATAGTCATTGGACTATATTTTGTAGTAATGTTTTTAATTGGTATGTTCTTTGCCAAAAGGACAAAATCTACAGATGATTATTTCAAAGCTGGCGGAAGAGTTCCTGCTTTGGTAACTGCAATGAGTATTTATGCTACTGCTTTATCATCTATTTCGTTTATCGCTATACCTGCTTCTGTTTATAATAACAGCTGGCTTTTAGGTATGGCTCCTTTAGGTATTATTTTAATAGTATTATGGGTTGCTCCTACATTTGTACCATTTTTCAGAAGAATTAATGTTACTACTGCTTATGAATATTTAGGAAAAAGATTTAATAATTCTTTCAGACTTGTTGGTAGTTTAACATTCATACTTTTCCACGTTGTGAGAATGGCTATAGTTATTTATCTTCCTACTTTAGCTATACAGCAAGTACTTCCTGCACTTAATCCTGTTTTAATAACTGTTATAGTATCTATATTCTGTGTTGCTTATACATCTATGGGAGGTATTGAGGCTGTATTATGGTCTGATGCTATACAGACTGTTGTACTTCTTTTGGGTGCTTTCCTAATTATTATAGTAGGTTTCTCATCTGCTCCTGAAGGTATAGGTCAGGGTTTCCAATTATTAGCTGATGACGGTAAAATTATTAGTCCTGATTTCTTCACTTTCGATTTAATGAAAACTAGTATATGGACTATCATAATAGGTGGTTTCGTTAATTCTATATATTCTTATATTGGAAGCCAAGATATTGTTCAAAGATATGCTACAAATAAAGATGAACATGAAGCTAAAAAAAGTTTATATATGAATATTCCTTTACTTTGTACTAGTATTATAATCTTTGTAGGTATGGGTTCTGCTTTATATATTTATTTCCATTTCAAAACTCCTTTACCTGAAACTGTTAATGGAAATGCTATACTTCCTTACTTTGTAGTAAATGCTTTACCTGTTGGTATATCTGGTCTTGTAATTGCTGCTATATTTGCTGCTGCTCAATCTACTGTATCATCTAGTTTGAACTCTGTTTCTACTTGTATGACTGCAGATATTTTAGAATATTTCAAATCTGGAATGGAAGATAAAAGCAAACTTAAATTTGCAAGAGCATCAAGCTGGGTAGTTGGTATATTTAGTACATTACTAGCTATATACTTTATTTACAATGGTCAAGGCGATATGTTCTTATATTTCCAAGCTATCACGGGGCTTTTGGGCGGTCCTATAGCGGGAGTATTCTTAATTGGTATATTCTTTGATAAAGTAGAATCTAAAGCTGTATGGATTGGTTTTATAGTTTCTGTAATAGTTGCATTCTATGTTAGCGACCCTGCTGGTATGCTTACTAGATTTATACCGGGTTATGTTAAACCTAAAATCTTTGAGTTTATGTTGTCATTTATAATTATAGGTTCTAGCGTAATAGTATCTTTTATAGCTTCTTTCTTCTTTGGAAAACCAAGCGAAGAGAAAATAAAAGGTTTAACTTACTCTACTGTTATTAAAAATCAAAAATAA
- a CDS encoding low specificity L-threonine aldolase — MRVYDLRTDTITKPSEEMRKAIYNAECGDDVYMEDPTVNKLQDMAAEITGKEKAIFLSSGTMGNLIPLLILSSKTRQILLEEESHIIHYELGGVAALAGVMPLEVKAKRGILTKSIIEDYFSPQPYYMSNINIVEVENSHNRHGGSVYPIEVLKELYSFTKSKNVHMHMDGARVFNASIASKASVKEIASNTDSITFCLSKGLGAPMGAMLCGKKEFIDEAFKIRKLIGGGLRQIGLMAAAGIYALENNIDSLEEDHIKAKKIAAAVIESNLGELSLDEVETNIVIAKTQKKSIELVNKLLEKGIKASSFGDYKLRFVTHRDISMKEVEEACDIIKSFKNNI, encoded by the coding sequence ATGAGAGTATATGATTTAAGAACCGACACAATAACAAAGCCAAGCGAAGAGATGCGTAAGGCAATATATAATGCCGAATGCGGTGATGATGTTTATATGGAAGACCCTACAGTAAATAAACTTCAAGATATGGCCGCAGAAATTACAGGAAAAGAAAAAGCAATATTTCTTTCAAGCGGTACAATGGGAAATTTAATACCTTTATTAATATTATCTTCAAAAACCAGACAAATACTTTTGGAAGAAGAATCACATATTATACACTATGAACTTGGAGGAGTTGCTGCCTTAGCAGGTGTTATGCCTTTAGAAGTAAAAGCTAAAAGAGGAATATTAACAAAATCTATAATAGAAGATTATTTTTCTCCTCAGCCTTATTATATGTCGAATATAAATATAGTAGAAGTTGAAAATAGTCATAATAGACATGGAGGAAGCGTATATCCAATAGAAGTTTTAAAAGAATTATATAGTTTTACAAAGTCAAAGAATGTGCATATGCATATGGACGGAGCAAGAGTATTTAATGCTTCAATTGCATCAAAAGCTTCAGTAAAAGAAATAGCTTCTAATACAGACTCTATTACATTTTGTTTATCAAAAGGTTTAGGTGCCCCTATGGGAGCTATGTTATGCGGAAAAAAAGAGTTTATTGATGAGGCTTTCAAAATTAGAAAGTTAATAGGAGGCGGATTAAGACAGATTGGTTTGATGGCTGCTGCTGGAATATATGCTTTAGAAAATAATATAGATTCATTAGAAGAAGATCATATAAAAGCTAAAAAAATTGCTGCTGCTGTAATCGAATCAAATTTGGGAGAGTTAAGTTTAGATGAAGTTGAAACTAATATTGTTATAGCTAAAACACAAAAGAAATCAATAGAGTTAGTAAATAAACTTTTAGAAAAAGGAATAAAGGCAAGTTCTTTTGGTGATTATAAATTAAGATTTGTAACACATAGAGATATTAGCATGAAAGAAGTTGAAGAGGCTTGTGATATAATAAAAAGTTTTAAAAATAATATTTAA
- a CDS encoding class I SAM-dependent methyltransferase — MDYTEINSLTIDKWAEDGWVWSVPITHEKFLEAKNGKWDMLLTPTKNVPKEWFGNLENKNVLGLASGGAQQMPIFAALGAKCTLIDYSQKQIDNDIFVANREGYNINAIKYDMTKKFPFEDESFDLIFHPVSNCYVENVFYVWSECYRVLKKGGRLMSGLDNGINFLFDENSKEIKYKLPFNPLKDKKLLDELLSKNDGIQFSHTIEEQIRGQLKCGFKLIDIYEDTNGEGVLHEYNVPTFWATLCFK; from the coding sequence ATGGATTATACAGAAATTAATTCTTTAACTATAGACAAATGGGCTGAAGATGGTTGGGTATGGAGCGTTCCTATTACACATGAAAAGTTTTTAGAAGCTAAAAATGGGAAATGGGATATGCTTTTAACACCAACTAAAAATGTTCCTAAAGAATGGTTTGGAAATTTGGAAAATAAAAATGTGTTGGGGCTTGCTTCTGGAGGAGCTCAGCAGATGCCAATATTTGCAGCTTTAGGAGCTAAATGCACATTAATAGATTATTCTCAAAAACAGATAGATAATGACATATTTGTAGCAAATAGAGAGGGTTATAATATAAATGCTATAAAATATGATATGACAAAAAAGTTTCCATTTGAAGATGAAAGCTTTGATTTGATTTTTCACCCCGTTTCTAATTGTTATGTGGAGAATGTTTTTTATGTATGGAGTGAATGCTATAGGGTATTAAAAAAAGGCGGAAGGCTTATGTCTGGTCTTGATAATGGAATTAACTTTTTGTTTGATGAAAATAGTAAAGAGATTAAATATAAACTTCCATTTAATCCATTAAAAGATAAAAAATTATTAGATGAATTATTAAGTAAAAATGACGGCATTCAATTTTCTCACACCATAGAAGAGCAGATAAGAGGACAATTAAAGTGCGGATTTAAGCTAATTGATATTTATGAAGACACCAACGGAGAAGGAGTTCTTCATGAATATAATGTACCTACCTTTTGGGCTACATTGTGTTTTAAGTAA
- a CDS encoding cyclically-permuted mutarotase family protein, translating into MKKLYLILTIIFAVSCSSNTASSSSNVNVLDSKTDKKIVWEMGGRLPAQTGMDKNIGTAGLLYGSLENKYIVVGGGANFPEESVLNGGAKKTYSDIYMLEDNNGVLEVVEHINWENELGYGASVTVTNGIYYIGGSSNPEADDDILFITLKNNKLNVEKIGDLPFTLQNGVAVYKDNKLYIITGKQAGKGSDKVYEYDLATKETKELASVPNQASRTQAVAQLLNGNIYVFSGGDATAYTDGYKYDFTNNSWEQVSDVALNNEGISLLGAVSVKLNEQEMLVIGGFXKAVYDDAVYNLGNLQDQALADFRAGYFGADPYEFDWNSKILIYNCESNTWKTIGDVPFDAPCGEGLVLIGNKIYSINGEIKPGIRTDKMYVGTIIAK; encoded by the coding sequence ATGAAAAAATTATATTTAATATTAACTATTATATTTGCTGTTAGCTGTTCAAGTAATACTGCTTCTTCTAGCAGCAATGTAAATGTATTAGATTCTAAAACTGATAAAAAAATAGTTTGGGAGATGGGCGGACGTTTACCCGCTCAAACTGGAATGGACAAAAATATTGGTACTGCTGGTTTATTATATGGTTCTTTAGAAAACAAATATATTGTTGTTGGAGGTGGTGCTAACTTCCCTGAAGAATCTGTACTTAACGGCGGAGCTAAAAAAACTTATTCGGATATTTATATGCTTGAAGATAATAACGGCGTATTAGAAGTTGTTGAGCATATCAATTGGGAAAATGAATTAGGATATGGTGCTTCTGTAACTGTTACAAATGGAATATATTATATCGGCGGCTCTTCAAACCCTGAGGCTGATGATGATATATTGTTTATCACATTAAAAAATAATAAATTAAATGTTGAAAAAATAGGCGATTTACCTTTCACATTACAAAATGGTGTTGCTGTTTATAAAGACAATAAATTATATATTATCACTGGTAAACAAGCAGGTAAAGGAAGCGACAAAGTTTATGAATATGATTTAGCTACAAAAGAGACTAAAGAATTAGCTTCTGTACCTAATCAAGCTAGCAGAACTCAGGCAGTGGCTCAATTATTAAACGGCAATATATATGTGTTTAGCGGCGGAGATGCTACTGCTTATACTGACGGTTACAAATATGATTTTACTAACAACTCTTGGGAGCAAGTTTCTGATGTAGCTCTTAACAATGAAGGAATATCTTTGCTTGGTGCTGTATCAGTGAAGCTTAATGAACAAGAAATGCTTGTTATAGGCGGTTTTWATAAAGCTGTTTATGATGATGCTGTTTATAATTTGGGTAATCTTCAAGATCAAGCATTAGCTGATTTTAGAGCTGGTTATTTTGGTGCTGACCCTTATGAGTTTGATTGGAACAGTAAAATATTAATTTATAACTGTGAATCTAATACTTGGAAAACAATAGGAGATGTTCCATTTGATGCTCCTTGCGGTGAAGGTTTAGTATTAATAGGAAATAAGATATATTCTATTAATGGTGAAATTAAGCCGGGTATTAGAACAGACAAAATGTATGTAGGCACTATAATCGCTAAATAA
- a CDS encoding YhcH/YjgK/YiaL family protein: MILKPIKSEFNQHFHDVIWKAKNYVREHYEELKKLSTGKHPLDKEICEGAFVNVMEYDNKDNPPWESHLKYVDVQIIFEGSEDFIIANTSTLKPKTYDESTDYHDWEGEGTIRLTLSQGDMLILLPYDAHRVGLPPKSGKNHVRKAIVKVPYKE, encoded by the coding sequence ATGATATTAAAACCAATAAAAAGTGAGTTCAATCAACATTTCCATGATGTTATATGGAAAGCTAAAAATTATGTTAGAGAGCATTATGAAGAATTAAAAAAATTGTCTACTGGAAAGCATCCGCTTGATAAAGAGATATGTGAAGGCGCTTTTGTAAATGTTATGGAATATGATAATAAAGATAATCCTCCTTGGGAATCGCATCTAAAATATGTAGATGTTCAAATAATTTTTGAAGGCTCTGAAGATTTTATTATAGCAAACACTTCAACATTAAAACCAAAAACTTATGATGAATCTACAGACTATCATGATTGGGAAGGAGAAGGAACTATTCGTTTAACTTTATCTCAAGGAGATATGCTTATACTTCTTCCATATGATGCTCATAGAGTAGGACTTCCGCCAAAAAGCGGTAAAAATCATGTGAGAAAAGCTATAGTGAAAGTTCCATACAAAGAATAA